One genomic segment of Pseudomonas sp. RU47 includes these proteins:
- a CDS encoding NADP-dependent oxidoreductase — MTNQTNRQFLLAKRPVGAANRETFTYQEVPVGEPAANQILVKNEYLSLDPAMRGWMNEGKSYIPPVGIGEVMRALGVGKVIASNNPGFAVGDYVNGAIGVQDYFLGEPRGFYKVDPKLAPLPVYLSALGMTGMTAYFALLDVGAPKAGDTVVLSGAAGAVGSIAGQIAKIKGCRVVGIAGGADKCKFLIDELGFDGAIDYKSEDVVAGLKRECPKGVDVYFDNVGGDILDAVLSRLNMKARVVICGAISQYNNKEAVKGPANYLSLLVNRARMEGFVVMDYAAQYASAAQEMAGWMAKGQLKSKEDIVEGLETFPETLMKLFSGENFGKLVLKV, encoded by the coding sequence ATGACCAACCAGACCAATCGCCAGTTCCTGCTCGCCAAACGCCCGGTGGGTGCGGCCAACCGCGAGACCTTCACCTATCAGGAAGTACCGGTGGGCGAACCGGCAGCGAACCAGATTCTGGTCAAGAACGAATACCTGTCCCTCGACCCGGCCATGCGTGGCTGGATGAACGAAGGCAAGTCCTACATCCCCCCGGTCGGTATCGGCGAAGTCATGCGTGCACTGGGCGTGGGAAAAGTCATCGCCTCGAACAATCCCGGATTTGCCGTCGGCGACTACGTCAACGGTGCCATTGGCGTGCAGGATTACTTCCTCGGCGAGCCAAGAGGTTTCTACAAAGTCGATCCGAAACTGGCACCGCTGCCGGTTTATCTGTCGGCACTGGGCATGACCGGCATGACCGCTTACTTTGCTCTGCTGGATGTCGGCGCACCCAAGGCCGGCGACACTGTTGTCTTGTCCGGTGCGGCGGGCGCAGTGGGCAGCATTGCCGGGCAGATCGCCAAGATCAAAGGTTGCCGTGTGGTTGGCATTGCCGGCGGTGCCGACAAGTGCAAATTCCTCATCGATGAACTGGGATTTGACGGTGCCATCGATTACAAGTCCGAAGATGTCGTGGCGGGACTTAAACGCGAATGCCCGAAAGGTGTGGACGTGTACTTCGACAACGTCGGTGGCGACATCCTCGATGCGGTGTTGAGCCGCTTGAACATGAAGGCGCGCGTAGTGATCTGCGGCGCGATCAGCCAGTACAACAACAAGGAAGCGGTCAAAGGCCCGGCCAACTATCTGTCGCTGCTGGTCAATCGCGCGCGGATGGAAGGTTTTGTGGTGATGGACTATGCCGCGCAATACGCCAGCGCCGCGCAGGAAATGGCCGGCTGGATGGCCAAGGGGCAACTCAAGAGCAAGGAAGATATCGTCGAAGGCCTGGAGACTTTCCCGGAAACGCTGATGAAATTGTTCAGCGGTGAGAACTTCGGCAAGTTGGTGTTGAAGGTTTAA